The following are from one region of the Heterodontus francisci isolate sHetFra1 chromosome 34, sHetFra1.hap1, whole genome shotgun sequence genome:
- the LOC137348629 gene encoding zinc finger protein 135-like gives MEKPWKCGDCGKGFKYPCRLEAHRRSHTGERPFTCSVCGRGFNNISNLLRHQEVHPGERPFICLKCGKGFKTLSALQTHQPVHSDKRPFKCSDCEKRFKSKNMLLLHQRTHAGQRPFTCSKCGKGFTRSSHFLKHQRIHTGERPFTCSVCAKGFPHSSCVLRHQRIHTGERPFTCSVCAKGFTRSSCVLRHERVHTGEKPFTCSKCGKGFTQSSHLLTHQLVHTERRPFKCCDCEKRYKSKNYLLLHQRTHTGERPFTCSVCAKGFTRSSCVLRHERVHTGEKPFTCSKCGKRFIGSSHLLRHQLVHTERRPYKCSECEKRFKSPNELLQHQPTHTGERPFTCSVCGKRFSRSSCVLRHQRVHTGERPFTCSVRGMGLATSKKLLRHQRVHK, from the coding sequence atggagaaaccgtggaaatgtggagactgtgggaagggattcaaataCCCCTGCCGGCTGGAAGCTCATCGACGtagtcacactggagagaggccgttcacctgctctgtgtgtgggagggggttcAATAATAtttccaacctgctgagacaccaggaaGTTCATCCCGGGGAAAGACCGTTCATCTGCCTTAAATGTGGGAAGGGGTTTAAAACTTTATCAGCACTCCAAACACACCAGCCAGTTCACTCTGATAAGAGACCCTTTAAATGTTCTGATTGCGAAaagagatttaaaagtaaaaaCATGCTACTGCTACACCAACGTACTCATGCTGggcagaggccattcacctgctcaaagtgtgggaaaggatttactcGCTCATCCCACTTTCTGAAACATCAGCGAATACACACAGGGGAGAGgcctttcacctgctcagtgtgtgcaaAAGGATTTCCTCACTCATCCTGTGTTCTGAGACACCAGCGAATacacacaggggagaggccattcacctgctccgtgtgtgcaaAAGGATTTACTCGCTCATCCTGCGTTCTGAGACatgagcgagttcacactggggagaaaccattcacctgctccaagtgtgggaagggattcactcagtcatctcaccttctgacacaccaacttgttcacacagaaaggagaccttttaaatgttgtgaCTGTGAGAAGAGATATAAAAGTAAAAATTACCTACTGCTAcatcaacgcactcacactggggagaggccattcacctgctccgtgtgtgcaaAAGGATTTACTCGCTCATCCTGCGTTCTGAGACatgagcgagttcacactggggagaaaccattcacctgctccaagtgTGGGAAGCGATTCATTGGGTCATCCCACCTTCtgagacaccaacttgttcacacagaAAGGAGACCTTATaaatgttctgaatgtgagaagagatttaaaagtcCAAATGAGCTGCTGCAACATCAAcctactcacactggggagaggccattcacctgctctgtgtgtgggaaaagATTTTCTCGTTCATCCTGTgttctgagacaccagcgagttcacactggggagaggcctttcACCTGCTCTGTGCGTGGGATGGGGTTAGCGACTTCAAAAAAActactgagacaccagcgagttcacaagtga
- the LOC137348630 gene encoding zinc finger protein 229-like, translated as SSNLEKHKYTHTTEKPWKCGECGKGFNYPSELETHRPSHTRERPFTCSICGQGFKRSSNLLTHQRVHTGERPFTCSICGKGFTQSSDLLKHQLVHTGERPFTCSVCEKGFIDSSHLRAHQRVHTAERPFTCSVCGKGFRQLSDLLTHQQVHTGERPFICSMCGQEFKRLSNLLTHQRVHTGERPFSCSVCEKRFMDSSNLRSHQRVHSGERPFTCSVCGQGFKRSSNLLAHQRVHTGERPFTCSVCEKGFINSTLLLRHQRIHTGERPFTCSICGQGFKRSSNLLTHQQVHTGERPFSCSICGQGFKQSSNLLAHQRVHTGERPFTCSVCGKGFNHSSNLLKHQRVHTGERPFTCSVCGKGFTQLSHLQRHQQVHK; from the coding sequence tcatccaatctGGAGAAACACAAGTACACCCACAccacggagaaaccgtggaaatgtggggaatgtgggaagggattcaattacccatctgaGCTGGAAACACATCGACCGAGTCACACTAGggaaaggccgttcacctgctccatttgtgggCAGGGATTTAAGCGATCgtccaaccttctgacacaccagcgagttcacactggggagagacctttcacctgctccatctgtgggaagggattcactcagtcatccgacctgTTGAAACACCAGCTGGTTCATAcaggagagaggccgttcacctgctctgtgtgtgagaagggattcattgATTCATCCCACCTCCgagcacaccagcgagttcacaccgcggagaggccattcacctgctctgtgtgtgggaagggatttcgtCAATTGTccgaccttctgacacaccagcaagttcacactggggagaggccgttcatctgctccaTGTGTGGGCAGGAATTTAAGCGATtgtccaaccttctgacacaccagcgagttcacacgggggagaggccattctcctgctccgtgtgtgagaagagattcatggattcatccaacctgcggtcacaccagcgagttcacagtggggagagaccgttcacctgctctgtgtgtgggcagGGATTTAAGCGATCGTCCAACCTtctggcacaccagcgagttcacactggggagaggccgttcacctgctccgtgtgtgagaagggattcataAATTCAACcctcctgctgagacaccagcgcattcacaccggggagaggccattcacctgttctaTTTGTGGGCAGGGATTTAAGCGATCAtctaacctgctgacacaccagcaagttcacactggggagaggccattctcctgctccatttgtgggCAGGGATTTAAGCAATCGTCCAACCTtctggcacaccagcgagttcacactggggagagacccttcacctgctctgtgtgtgggaagggatttaatcaTTCGTCCAACcttctgaaacaccagcgagttcacactggagagaggccattcacctgctccgtgtgtggaaagggattcactcagttatcccacctacagagacaccagcaagttcacaagtga
- the LOC137349049 gene encoding zinc finger protein 664-like, whose protein sequence is MWDCGKQFDYPTQLEAHRRSHTGERPFTCSVCGKGFTRSSSLHTHQRVHTGEREFKCPDCDKSFKSPRSLREHQRIHTGSTPFSCSHCGKRFRRLSNLLTHQRVHTGERPFTC, encoded by the coding sequence ATGTGGGACTGTGGGAAGCAATTCGATTACCCGACCCAGCTTGAAGCTCATCGGCGcagtcacaccggggagaggccattcacctgctccgtctgcgggaagggattcactcggtcatccagcCTCcatacacaccagcgagttcatactggagagagagagtttaaatgcCCAGACTGTGATAAGAGCTTTAAAAGCCCACGTTCACTGAGGgagcaccagcgcattcacactggttCCACACCGTTCAGCTGCTCTCACTGCGGGAAGAGGTTCAGGCGAttgtccaacctgctgacacaccagcgggttcacactggggagaggccattcacctgttga